A single Dunckerocampus dactyliophorus isolate RoL2022-P2 chromosome 2, RoL_Ddac_1.1, whole genome shotgun sequence DNA region contains:
- the LOC129177923 gene encoding uncharacterized protein LOC129177923: MNLRHQLKILSAALPREELSLSEHGASHRSGPQLCLSREQPRAVRTTREGRRPDHPTPDPHQLDLSPRSELILTGLFVYTTGFIIGAQLSTAINVTLECPTSPAGTGVLNVPSPNVEKEISASSPKIRVQAPTRWAARLVGKIMLTLSAVTLMDATTGWTWLLMHQHGRSWRPSRQLAATTTISKPAWKPSPPPRLSTAINVTLEQTTSPTGTGLLNVPSPNVQQDSSAPSLKCHVMQSPIRWNACLLVKMMLTLSAVTLMDATTGWAWLIQPNRLLSGQNAPTPALISKSAWMPSRPRLPAAIHALVPLERTTSPAGTGVLNVPSPNVQQEISAPSPKCQAPTRWAARLPVTVMMLTLSAVMLMDATTG, from the exons ATGAACCTGAGACACCAACTAAAGATTCTGTCTGCGGCGCTACCGAGAGAAGAGCTGAGCCTGAGTGAGCACGGAGCCAGTCACCGCAGCGGTCCCCAACTTTGCCTCTCTCGGGAGCAACCTAGAGCCGTCAGGACAACCAGGGAAGGTCGAAGGCCTGATCACCCGACGCCCGACCCGCATCAACTAGACTTATCCCCAAGAAGCGAACTCATCCTCACTGGACTTTTTGTCTACACTACCGGCTTCATCATTGGG GCTCAGCTATCAACTGCTATCAATGTAACCTTGGAGTGTCCTACTTCACCAGCTGGGACTGGAGTACTAAATGTACCCTCACCAAATGTGGAAAAGGAGATCAGTGCTTCATCACCAAAGATCAGA GTACAGGCACCTACCAGGTGGGCTGCAAGGCTGGTTGGAAAGATAATGCTAACACTAAGTGCTGTGACACTGATGGATGCAACAACTGGCTGGACGTGGCTGCTGATGCACCAGCATGGAAGAAGCTGGAGGCCATCAAGGCAGCttgcagcaacaacaacgaTCTCAAAGCCTGCCTGGAAGCCATCTCCTCCACCAAGA CTATCAACTGCTATCAATGTGACCTTGGAGCAGACTACTTCACCAACTGGGACTGGACTACTAAATGTACCCTCACCCAATGTCCAACAGGACAGCAGTGCTCCATCACTAAAGTGTCAC GTGATGCAGTCTCCTATAAGATGGAATGCATGCCTGCTTGTAAAGATGATGCTAACACTAAGTGCTGTGACTCTAATGGATGCAACAACTGGCTGGGCATGGCTGATCCAACCCAACAGGCTGCTGTCAGGACAGAATGCACCAACACCAGCATTAATCTCAAAGAGTGCCTGGATGCCATCAAGACCAAGA CTCCCAGCTGCTATTCATGCTCTGGTCCCCTTGGAGCGAACTACTTCACCAGCTGGGACTGGAGTGCTCAATGTACCCTCACCCAATGTGCAGCAGGAGATCAGTGCTCCATCACCAAAGTGTCAG GCACCTACCAGGTGGGCTGCAAGGCTGCCTGTGACAGTGATGATGCTAACACTAAGTGCTGTGATGCTGATGGATGCAACAACTGGCTGA